In Miscanthus floridulus cultivar M001 chromosome 5, ASM1932011v1, whole genome shotgun sequence, one genomic interval encodes:
- the LOC136452894 gene encoding uncharacterized protein, whose translation MLHAELQEEEEFQEADILWPDAADFKESPRLYFSQIGIDDDGDSSSSEHQAPLKLQVRQKASSPIDIPGRKKVVDGATAARGTDRAPAGSSKFSASHAGGVGAGSAVIGSHVFIPPHVIVDRRAKRDKAMMMLIVPSGRARPRKMRE comes from the coding sequence ATGCTGCACGCCGAGCTGCAGGAGGAGGAAGAGTTTCAAGAAGCGGACATCCTATGGCCAGACGCAGCAGATTTCAAGGAGTCACCCCGGTTGTATTTCTCTCAAATCGGcatcgacgacgacggcgacagcagcagcagcgagcacCAGGCTCCGTTGAAGCTGCAAGTCCGACAGAAAGCTTCTTCCCCCATCGACATCCCCGGCCGGAAGAAGGTCGTCGACGGTGCCACTGCTGCGAGAGGCACCGATCGAGCACCGGCCGGATCGAGTAAGTTTAGCGCGAGCCACGCCGGCGGCGTCGGTGCCGGTAGCGCCGTCATCGGCAGCCATGTCTTCATACCGCCGCATGTCATCGTCGATCGCAGGGCCAAGAGGGACAAGGCGATGATGATGCTCATCGTGCCCAGCGGGAGGGCCAGGCCGAGGAAGATGCGCGAGTAG
- the LOC136452895 gene encoding protein S40-1-like, with protein MSQNAAAWAQQAERERRATFTDPIEIPATSGPRRETNNREDQGDDGEAAAPPHVLLERRRAASSVCSGQGRTLKGRDLRRVRDSVLRMTGFIES; from the coding sequence ATGTCGCAGAACGCGGCGGCGTGGGCGCAGCAGGCCGAGCGGGAGCGCCGGGCCACGTTCACGGACCCCATCGAGATCCCGGCCACCTCGGGGCCGCGGCGGGAGACGAACAACCGGGAGGATCAGGGAGACGACGGCGAGGCGGCGGCGCCCCCGCACGTGCTGCTGGAGCGGCGCAgggcggcgtcctcggtgtgcTCCGGGCAGGGCCGCACGCTCAAGGGCCGGGACCTGCGCCGCGTGCGCGACTCCGTCCTGCGGATGACCGGCTTCATCGAGAGCTAG